Genomic window (Magnolia sinica isolate HGM2019 chromosome 6, MsV1, whole genome shotgun sequence):
aatcattctcttttataaaactctctctgttattctggtttaagaattttatcgagttcatcgctgagtcagctcagtactttcggattaaactgcaagtggttcaagCCCGCGTATAGTGAGTACACCACTGAGACTGGGTCATAGTTGTTATATcatggaggtcgattgctctagaaaccttttgcacttgggatgctgtctaaggggagcaaattcaatttcaagtcgAGTGACTCAATTACGtctcaactcaattcaataagtatttttttttttttcgtcctcAATTTTAATAATccatttaattcaaccaaatattccagcCGGGTCTCAGCAAATCCGCCCACGCAAAGCACCTTTGAAACTTCTCCCCAATCTAATGACTCATGTCTGACAAGTGACAATGTCCTTTACGCAATCAAATCCCGCCATCTCTCGTGGTCCTGCTGGGTACGGCAGGGGCAACTGGCGTCCTTCACGTGGGGCTTCGTGGTGCGTTATCATTGGGCCGCATCTGATTTGGTTAAAGGGAATTCCACGCACCTCGCACACACACGTTACCGGTGTTGTTGGGAAGTCGCCCCCATACTAGGGGCACACAACTGGTATTCAACGCTTGAAATTGTGGGCATCTGAATCGACTATTACTCCACGGATAAAGATATTAGACCAAACTGACTTTGTATTTTTTACGAATTTTCCCTGAAAGGGGTTccatgattttcaaaatatcacgaATGAGGTCGCCGTATTGCCACGTAGGTTTGATTTTGTTATTTTCTGCTCTTTGTACTTCCACTGTGACCGGATATCGCCGGTATTGTGAAAATTTCGTGATATTTTCTCAATAAATAAACTAACCTTTATTTCATGTTAATGTCTCATGAGATTTTCAAATTCTACTAATTTCAATTTTCCACGATTTTTATTATTGCCATATTTAGGGTGCATTTTGGTTACACCAAATATTCATGATATTTGCACCCTATAAATTCAATCattataatttaataatattTACTGATTTtatgataaatatttttaatattttattcttAGTGAGGTGTTACACGAGAGTGGATCGTGTGTGACTCAGGCACAGACATATTTCTACGCCCAGGACGTGGAGCTCGCGAGATGTTCATGACAAATGCACTATGTTCATCTGTTTCGatgacatgattctaaaaatctaGCAAATCTGAACCTCATGTGGGCAACACTAAGAAAATGGTGAGAACAGCAACATCTATTGTTGAACCCTTGGTGGAGGAGTAGCCCATGATGTTTTTATTCTATCCTATCCATATGTAGATTTATTAGCACTCAGAAAAATTTTAAGAACAGATataatcttgatataaaacttctattAGTGCATGATATTTGTTTGTAAAGTTTATTTGAGTAGTTGGTATGCTTAAGAAGGCTTCAATTGTggaggtttttttgtttttttttttttttttctctttttatggaTTTTTAGAATTCCATCATATTCAATAATGGATTTGTTATAGAAATCTATGTGTACCCAACATATTTGTGCCCGGGGTGACAAGCAATCCGCTCGGTGTTAACGGAGAAATTGCCAATAACGAGATTTGATACATGGGTACTGCAACTAATCAGAAATTGGGATTTGCTACACCAGTCCTCTGTTAGTTTGAGAAATAATGCCTGCTTGTCACAAACGAAAATTCTGCATTGTGATTAGTTCATGTCATCACTAATATCATCAACActactgcattaaatgcagtaTACGATTGTGTGGCCTAATCACAGTGCAACAAACATAATTCCCATTCATTTGAGAAATTTTGGTACTGATCAAACAATCCTTACTGTCCATTTGACGTGTGTCAAAGTAAATGGTTAAAAGTAGAATCATAAACGTTTACTATCTCCTCTTCAGTGTAGTTTTTCGGATATCTCCATCCAGGATCGTGTCAGCTATGCTGACGGTCTGGATTATGGTACAACAATGCCATGTACATGGTTTACGAGTCACCACCAGTTCTTTGTTAGGTGAGGGCACAAAAGGCACCCCAACAACCGCATTTTCTTAGGTGAGACGGGGCTTTGATGACTTCTCATCTAACCCAGGTTAGCTGGCACGTGGGAAGCACGtgggaagatatatatatatatatatatatagagagagagagagagagagagagagagagagagagagagagagagagagagagttgatctaggccgttcatctAGGTCCCATGACGGGGTTTGCAATCTGCATGGCCGAGAAAAGGACTGATTCCATTTAGTTTGAGACTTcctagatgaacggcttggatcatcataTGGTGCGAAAGAAGGGACGAGCTTCCTCATTTAGGGGCCGTATGGACTGAGGGTGAATACTGCAATATTTTGCAATGGGGCGGCAATGGGCCATGTTTAGGCAGTCCACGTCAACCCAGCTGTCCCAACGATTAAGGCGCAAGGCCCGGCTCAGATTGATTGGGCCCGGACTTATATACATATGAAGCCAGGTCAGGCCGgccaagttaggaatgaaaccTACAGTCCACATTTAAGATGCATGGGCCACCTGATCAAAAATTGAAATGACATATATTTGtaggatatgacacatacatatgTAGTCGGGTCAGGCCAGGCATGCCCGCCCAGCCCATGGGCCAAGCTAATAGGTCCAAAGCCGGGCCTAAAACACACCATTTGTTCGTGTCGTTTATTCACATCAGCAAATCACGGGATTTTCGCGGGGAATTCATGTTGTGATTGTTGCAGTGCATGTACACCGTCCATTTCAGTGTACCTTACGATGATGAGAAGAGAAAGAGGTACTCAACCCTTCAAGCACTCAATACGTTATACACGTGGCAGATGTGTACATGGTGTGGCCACCTTGGAAAGAAATCACTATATgcagatgatcctgaccatccattggAGGTTTTTGCTCATTGTACGTTCACCTTGGACATCATTTTCATCAACTGCCCATTTGTACCGCTCAAGGGTCCCGAGTCAGTGGCTAGGATCACCCGAATACTCTGACTCTAGGGTACAACCTATACACGCTTAAGGGTCAGCAAGTGAAGGGTCCAGATGTAGTGCACGTGTAAATTGTAATGCATGTCAGACGTTCAATGCTCGATAACAAACTTGATATAATAACAGTACAGTAATACTGCACGGTGCCACTGTATTACagaaactaaaagaaaaaagaagttatCATCAATTAGAGTGGGTGGGCCActtcatggtaggacccacgtaATGACTTTTTAGAATTCTCTAGATATTATTAAAGTTTCTATTTTCAGCACGTCGAAGTCGCTTTGGCCGAGTGGTTAAGGCGTGTGCCTGCTAAGTACATGGGGTTTCCCCGCGAGAGTTCGAATCTCTCAGGCGACGTttgacattttttattttttcattttttaatttctatACGTAGGATTTTCTGGGAGTATATGTGGGGCACACCCCTCGTTATCCAAACATTCATGCGATCAGTTCCAGTGTCCATTGAAGATGGGAAATGTCATTGGATTTTCTGGTTATATATGCCTGGGGCCCACTTCCCGTGATCTAAATCATTCATGTGGTGGGTCCCGCAGAAGATGGTAAATGTCCTAAAATCTCCCACtaacagatgatcctaaccaccaTATTTTtaaatccgtccattggattttctGGAAATATACAGAGCCTGATCAAGTTTACATGTGGGGCCAACTTTcccatgatctaaaccattcatgtcGTGGTTCCCCTTGAAGATGGGAGATGCCCCAGAATCTCCCactatcagatgatcctaaccaccgATTTGGGTAATTGCGGACGTAATTGTCCATTTTGATTAGATGGTTAAGGATAATCCAAAATAGAGATAAACTCAAGCATGACCCAAtccaacaatgggccccacctgatcaCCCTATCTGGTTATTGAAATGTTGGTCCCACATGTACCATTGCTGGGTCAAATTCCATAACACTAGAACACGCAAATCAAATTCACAGCCATATTCTCACCGCAGTTGGGAAATGTGGGTCATCCGGTGGCACCTAACGGGTCCTCAACAACAATGCCCGACTAGAGAAATGTGGTTTCTTAGACTTAAACAGTTATTTCTGGGTATTTGCATAATCTTCAGGAGGAGGACGCGATCAATTTGTAATTCTGGATTTGTGTTTGGGTGTTGTAAATACAATTAGTTTGCGTTTTGTAAGTGTGATTTGAGTGTCAATTTCAAATTCGTGAGGCAGTTGCATTATCAGTTCATAATGTGATCAATCTACATTCAGGTCTGGAGAGCATGAACTCGGCTTGCGTAATGTAAGATGCAGGAGATTTGGTGGGCTTGCAGAAATGAGTGGCTGAAAACAATTCAAAGCTGTGTTTGCTCCGTTCGGCCAGCTTCTTTTCTTCACTGGCATTTATTCTTAGCAGAAAATTAGGAAATTGAATTAGGTGAGGAAGGTTCCTGGGTAAGGCTGGATCAGAGTGAGGACATGGTCCATGTGTTTTAAGTtgatgatggaccccaccttgaaatgGATAATAAGATGAGGAAAGCTGGTTGTGTGGGCAATCAAAGACTAGTCCTGGAGTGATTTGTGGCATGTCTGAAAGTGAAGCACCTTGCCTCTCTTTCAACATAGATATTGATCAAATCAATGCAGTAGACTTTCATTTTGTTCGTTGGCATTCATACTGAAAGGTgtaggctccaaattgcaatttcatTATGGTTTGTTTAAATTAGTGGAATCCTCTTCCTATCGTGGAAATGAAAATGTTTTTTCAGAAGCATGTTTTTCAGTGTTTGTGAAAACAAAAGCAGCTGTGGAAACAAATTTCCAGTTCTACTACTTCCCAAAAAAACATGGGTGATTATCATTCccctgaaaattttcacattttttaagagAGAAATATGACTTTTTAACCATTGGCATATCCAAATTTTCATAAAAATCGCGAATGCTAAAGTAAACAGTTTATTTAGAATTCTTTTCCACAGGGATTCTTATTTCCAAAGATTTCCTCTGATGTGAGGTTGCCTTCTCCCAATTTAACTTTTGGACACCATCGACACCATCAATACAAACAGACCCTCACTGGAAAGAAACATAACTGCAATGTTTACTTCATTGTAACAAGCTTTTTCCTCTTGATGAGCTCGCTTTCCACGATTCCTTTCATTAATGTACCCAAAGGCAGCCTCAATGTTGAGATCTGTGTCTTGACAATTGAGACTCGTAATCCAATCCCAGAAGAGTCGAAGAGTCATACACACCCAGGAAAGAAAATTTCAAAGCAAGTATTTAAATACATATAAACACCATTAGTTTTCTTAAAGCATACAATCCATACTTCTTAATAACCCAAACACACAAAGCTTGAGACCTTTAACGGTCATTCCATAGAAAAACCCATTAAAATCTACCAAATGTTTTTTTGGGAAGGTCTTTAAGATTTTCTACAAATAGCGTTTGAGATATTCATCCATTCGCATATACTTAACCTCTGGATACAGCTCCGACGCCTCAACTCCATCTTCCCCTAATTCAAAATTCGCAAGGCAACCCTCATAGCAAACATGGTAATAATGTGTCAACCCCACTTGCTGCGCGTTATCCAGACCTGCAAAACCATACATGTTCCATTGCTTTAGTCACCAACTGCAGCTTTTCTATTAGTTTCATCCGCAGGCTTTTGTTTTTTCATTTGTAAGTGTTTGTTCTAATAACAAATTACTTAATTAGTAGTAATGATCTATTCTTGTTATTGGCAATAACAAGTAATTCTTGCCAATATTGTCTTAAGGGTGCGTTTGGAAGTTTCATTTTCCCATCCCACtcaaaatgcaaagtgcatgtgTACCTTTCATGTTGGCGAGGAAATCCTCCGCCGATATAGTAGACTTCTTAAGTTCTTTCCCAATGAGCTTCTCCCATATACCGATTATCTCCCTCTGTGAGAGGATGTTTTCCAACGGCCTGAGGTAGACTGTTTTATTCAATGTACGTGGATCGTCTATCGTTTTGATGGTGTACGTGCCAATATCGTCCTCGTCCACATAAATGGCTGCCATAAAAGAACAATGTGGTGAAACCAACAATTGTAAATTTCCATTCAACTATAGATGTGGTATAGCCAACTGAAACAGGCCATCATAGCTTGGTCGATCTTGATCTTAGAGCAAGGTCCATTGGGCTTGATAACCAAGCAGTTGAAGAAAGGATTCgccatttaaaaaatatatatccaaAGAATGTTACATGAGATTGGATCATAATCTTCTGATTTATGATGGGGTGTAAggcccatcaatatggaccacAATTGGTTTTTCATTGAACCTTGAAGACATGGGGTGAGTCGGTTTACactttgttgtattttaaatcattttaaaataatttagtgtttcaaaatatccgttgggaCGGACCATGGCTGTGGCCATATGTGCGCATGTGCCTTACGGATATAACATATGTCATTATGTCATTTTACTTTATAAGGGACTGGATTATCAATCATTACATACTCATGTTATTCTACGGACCGGATTATCAGTCATAACATATGTCAACATGTCATTCTACTTTATAATGGACCAGATTATCAATCATGACATATGTCATCATATCGATTCTTACTATCTCCTCTCATGTCCTTTCTGGCCCTTAACCCGTCTTGGGGCTAGGCCTGGCTCAAAATGTAAAACCTAGCCCAGTCCAATCTAGCCTATAATACACCAGAACAAACAAATTGGATCTTATTGACAACCCCGAGCTTTATAGCTTAAATTATTAGTCTCCAttacacatgaccaaaccatttaaGTCTATTTTTAATGACTTACTAGCGATCAGTGCTGCTCATAAGTCTCTTTGAATGTGTCTTAAATACCTAACATTTTATTCTATGAAGTATGACTAGTCTTACAACTATCTTATAACACTTCCCTTTTAGTAGAGGGCATGCAAGAGAGGAAATTCGCCCTTCAAATGATGTTGTCAGAAAGCCTTCAATCATCAGATttttgggttgctcgaccggtcgtggccttTTGCTGGACCGGTCGAGAGaattgcacgaccggtcgtggcccgctcgactcaaagtccagcaagctcagttttttggtgtccaggatactcgactggtcgaggggatttcacgactggtcgagtgggttgctcgactagtcgaggttacgcagattcgagtccggatcttatgcggactgcggaaatctgaTTCGAtctcgcaagggtgcgaaagtaaagtttcataaactataaataggggtccctaaggctattctaaggtattctaaagctttctaaaggggttctagggttatcaaagggtgtagtaagggtgagattcgaggttgttcgaatcgggtaaatcctctctcttgtaatttctatttcatagtgaatttctgttGCTTTgggccgtggttttttcccgtaaggatttttcacgttaaaacGTTGTGTTCTTCTgagattgcttgttactattgaattgctatcatagatctagatctgtgtgaatccgcaacacaaatccccaacacgTGTCCCAcgtggatgaggggtcagaccaagtttcagcgtcaaccaaaactcaagtgggccccaccaagtgattttatacatTTTCGGAAGGTTaagatgtaacaccccgtaccttcagTACctgggtgttaccttttaaacccacattGAACTAAAACAAATTTGGGTTAACCAAAAACTTGAACTCGATATACACAGGATGGGGATTCCGGTCAACATTAAAGCCATCCATCAAGGTCTTCAAGAGTCAGAACATGCCCCATGACAATCGGGAAGGTGAGACTACTCGAGCACTCTAAATTAAAGCCATTATGTTAATTAAATATGGctgcaacacacttgtcaccaacACATAAGAACTAGTTAGTGACAAGCCACGCCTTCATCATGACTAGTACTtgatattaaccgttgaaaacaAATATCGAGTCCAACCGATCAACAGATCATGTCAGATGGGCCAAAAATAGCTCAAAGAGGTATGTAACGGCCCATCTAGGGCTCACCATCAACCCAAAGTGGGCCAAGATCCCTGAGTAAGGTCCCCAatgcaaatggatggagtggattatggTAATAACATTTCAGTAGGCCCTTACACAGTGCATGTGCACAAAGAGAACTTGTGAACAAGGTGCACTAAAACCATTGGCTCGGTCAAACTCCCacaaaatttataaatttataattatttattatattaaataaaaggATAATTTAAATTGAAGAAATGGTTATTTACCTTTAACGTTAGCATCTCCCAACAAGGCTACGCTCTCTCTCGGAGGTGTGATTTGACCAACTTGGCAAAGGCCGGCTAGGAAATACCCAGCGAAGCAGTTGGCAGAGATGTAAGTGAAGGGAATGCCGGCATCTTGGATT
Coding sequences:
- the LOC131247951 gene encoding bifunctional pinoresinol-lariciresinol reductase 2-like; its protein translation is MGKSRVLVVGGTGYIGKRIVKASLALGHETYVLHRPEIGLNIEKVQMLLSFKAQGAHLVEGSFSDHQSLVDAVKQVDVVICAISGVHIRSHHILLQLKLVDAIKEAGNVKRFLPSEFGMDPARMGHAMEPGRVTFDEKMAVRKAIQDAGIPFTYISANCFAGYFLAGLCQVGQITPPRESVALLGDANVKAIYVDEDDIGTYTIKTIDDPRTLNKTVYLRPLENILSQREIIGIWEKLIGKELKKSTISAEDFLANMKGLDNAQQVGLTHYYHVCYEGCLANFELGEDGVEASELYPEVKYMRMDEYLKRYL